The nucleotide window CACTTATCCCTACCATGATTCCACCTAGAGCACTTTCCACACAAAATAGGCCTTTGCACATATTCTTTAATCCTAAGGGGATAAGGATAAATTGGAATTGACAGATGGTCAGGGATATCTCCCTTCCACCAACCAATTATTTCACTGTTTGTTCTGCTCCATTTATTCCATGCAAGACCACTGATAGCAGGGTATGCTTCTTGTACTCGTTCCAATGTCATGTAGCTTGGATTAACATCtagtattataacttttttttgtctttctttacgCTCAGGTTGATATAGCACTACTCCCTCGTGTCCTGTAGTTTTTAGCATTTGTAAGGTTTCTTTTGCACTTACTAGCACTATTAGGCCCTTTTTCCCTGGGTAAGCTTTAATTGAGTGCCCCTTATTATACACTTCAGATATccacttttctttatctttttcatttccagtgTAACCTCGTGGGAAGTAGAGTGTAGTTGACTCCTGTGCTGTTAAGTTATCTACATTTGCTTTTGAAACACTATTTAAACTATTATTTGAGTCATTTCCATTCTCACTGTTCTCTTTAATACCGTTATTTATTACTATTCCACCATTTCTAATCTCGTTAATTTTCACAGCAATGTTTTCCTTCTCAcgccttctcttttttttcctctgtgTCTTGGATTCATAGTCTTTAAAATCACCTTCACTCCCGTCTTCCTTGTCATCCGTACTCTCGTCCGAAATTCCGGGAGGCGGGTTCCATTGTTTTGACGTATCTTCTGAGGGCTCTCCCATGGTGGTGGTAGAGATCAGGGTTAAAAGAGATCACGTGTCCGTCGCGTTAGGTTGGCtgtaaatttggagagagagagagagagagagagagagagagagagagagagagagagagagagagagagagagagagagagagagagaaggggtgaacgGTAGACAAGGAAGGTGGGGAATTGGCAGGTGGGGGCTAAAACAAAGGTTTGGCTAAATTTGAGCGAAACCTAAACCAAGAGCCTAGTAAGTGTAATAGAAACGTAAACCAAGGGTCTATTAAAAGTGACCGATGCCCGAACCAAGGGCTCACCAAATGTGAGGGAAGCGCGAACCAAGGGTTTCCTAAATGTGAGCAAGGCACGAACCAAGGCCCAATAAACGTAAAAGAAGCGTGAACCAAAGGCCTACTAAACCTAAAAGAAGCGTGAACCAAGGGCCTACTAAACGTGAAGGAAGCGTGAACCAAGGGTCTACTAAACGTAAAGGAAGCATGAACCAAGGGCCTACTAAACGTAAAAGAAGCGTGAAGCAATGGTCTACTAAACGTAAAGGAAGCGTAAACCAAGGGCCTACTAAACGTAAAAGAAGCGTGAACCAAGGGTCTACTAAACGTAAAAGAAGCGTGAACCAAGGGCCTACTAAACCTAAAAGAAGCGTGAACCAAGAGCCTACTAAACGTGAAGTAAGCGTGAACCAAGGGTCTACTAAACG belongs to Palaemon carinicauda isolate YSFRI2023 chromosome 17, ASM3689809v2, whole genome shotgun sequence and includes:
- the LOC137656555 gene encoding protein PBMUCL2-like, which encodes MNQGPTKRKRSVKQWSTKRKGSVNQGPTKRKRSVNQGSTKRKRSVNQGPTKPKRSVNQEPTKREVSVNQGSTKRKGSVNQGSTKRKRSVNQGSTKRKTSVNQGPTKRKRSANQGSTKRKRSVNKGSTKRKRSVNQGSTKRERGADID